The following are encoded in a window of bacterium SCSIO 12643 genomic DNA:
- a CDS encoding acyl-CoA dehydrogenase family protein: MSEEKKEALKGGEFLIKDTDAMDIFIPEEFGEEQIMIGQMCSDFLDQEVIPVIERIDNAEEGLMPSLLEKAGEMGMLGISVPEELGGFNKNFVTSMLSTEKLGAGYSFSVALSAHTGIGTLPILYYGTEEQKNTYIPKMVSGEWKAAYCLTEPGSGSDANSGKTKAVLSEDGKHWILNGQKMWITNGGFADIFTVFAKVDDDENLSAFIVDAHAEGVSLNPEEKKMGIKGSSTRQVFFNDVKVPVENMLGERQIGFKIALNILNIGRMKLAGAVLGGAKETINQAVNYANERNQFGRPISKYGAIKYKLAKMAIKSYASEAAVYRASQNIDDRIAYLADEGMEKSQATLKGIEAYAIECAIMKVHGSEVLDYVVDEAVQIYGGMGYSAESPVERAFRDARINRIFEGTNEINRMLTVDMMLKKAMKGTLDLMGPAQKVAGELMSIPDFGSGDETDFEKLHKYVKNFKKAVLMVAGSAAQTLMMSLAKEQEILMAISDMLIETYVSESVLLRVEKLHRMNGESEMNTLKLNVAKAYIYEAADKINVLGKEALLSFAEGDELRIMLMGLKRFTKQDPVNVKDLRRSIAEKMIAENKYFL, translated from the coding sequence ATGTCAGAAGAGAAAAAAGAAGCGTTAAAAGGAGGCGAATTCCTGATTAAAGATACAGATGCCATGGACATCTTCATTCCGGAAGAGTTTGGGGAAGAACAAATCATGATTGGACAAATGTGTTCCGATTTTTTAGATCAGGAAGTGATTCCGGTGATTGAAAGAATTGACAATGCGGAAGAAGGTTTGATGCCTTCATTATTGGAGAAAGCCGGAGAAATGGGCATGTTAGGTATTTCAGTACCGGAAGAATTGGGTGGATTCAACAAAAACTTTGTGACGTCCATGCTTTCTACTGAAAAACTGGGTGCCGGATATTCATTCTCCGTGGCGCTCTCTGCACATACGGGAATTGGCACTTTACCTATCCTCTATTACGGAACAGAGGAACAAAAAAACACATACATTCCTAAAATGGTAAGTGGCGAATGGAAAGCGGCTTATTGTTTAACGGAACCGGGATCCGGATCGGATGCCAACTCCGGAAAAACCAAAGCGGTTTTAAGCGAAGATGGTAAACACTGGATCTTAAATGGTCAAAAGATGTGGATCACCAATGGTGGATTCGCGGATATTTTTACCGTATTTGCCAAAGTAGATGACGATGAAAACCTGAGTGCTTTTATCGTAGATGCACATGCTGAAGGCGTGAGCTTAAATCCGGAAGAAAAGAAAATGGGAATCAAAGGGTCCTCTACCCGTCAGGTATTCTTTAATGATGTGAAAGTTCCGGTAGAAAATATGCTGGGCGAAAGACAAATCGGATTTAAAATTGCATTGAACATCCTGAATATTGGTCGTATGAAATTGGCTGGTGCGGTATTAGGAGGCGCGAAAGAAACCATCAATCAGGCCGTGAATTATGCCAATGAACGGAACCAGTTTGGTCGCCCTATTTCAAAGTACGGTGCGATTAAATACAAACTGGCTAAAATGGCGATTAAATCTTACGCTTCTGAAGCTGCAGTATATCGTGCATCACAAAACATTGATGACCGTATCGCTTATTTAGCAGATGAAGGCATGGAAAAATCTCAAGCGACTTTAAAAGGAATTGAGGCTTATGCCATTGAGTGTGCCATCATGAAAGTACATGGTTCTGAAGTATTGGATTATGTGGTCGATGAAGCAGTTCAGATTTATGGTGGAATGGGTTATTCTGCGGAATCTCCTGTGGAACGTGCTTTTAGAGATGCACGAATCAACAGAATCTTTGAGGGCACCAACGAGATCAACCGTATGTTGACCGTGGATATGATGTTGAAAAAAGCCATGAAAGGAACTTTAGACCTCATGGGACCTGCGCAAAAAGTAGCGGGTGAATTGATGTCTATTCCTGATTTTGGTTCAGGTGACGAAACAGATTTTGAAAAACTACATAAGTATGTAAAGAACTTCAAAAAAGCCGTATTGATGGTAGCGGGTTCTGCCGCACAAACATTGATGATGTCATTGGCCAAAGAACAAGAAATCCTAATGGCCATTTCAGATATGTTGATTGAAACATATGTTTCAGAATCGGTATTACTACGTGTAGAAAAACTCCACCGTATGAATGGGGAGTCGGAAATGAATACATTGAAACTCAATGTAGCCAAAGCGTATATCTACGAAGCAGCAGATAAAATCAATGTACTGGGTAAAGAAGCTTTATTGAGTTTTGCCGAAGGTGATGAACTCCGTATCATGTTGATGGGACTCAAACGTTTCACCAAACAAGATCCGGTAAACGTTAAAGATTTAAGAAGATCTATCGCAGAGAAAATGATTGCAGAGAACAAGTATTTCTTATAG
- a CDS encoding acetyl-CoA C-acyltransferase yields the protein MDAYIVAAKRSAVGKSGKGMFRFTRPDDLSAQVIKGLLKEVPNLDVNRIDDVIVGNATPEAEQGLNIGRMISLLSLDTEKVPGMTVNRYCSSGLQTIALGAQQIHAGMADCIIAGGVETMSPIPFGGWRLTPNAKISKENPTWYWGMGLTAEAVAQQFKVTREAQDEFAYHSQMKAAKAIETGRFKSGIIPIDVEQVYLDEAGKRQVRNYVADTDEGVRASTTIEGLSKLRPVFDAKGTVTAGNASQTSDGAAFVILMSEKMVKELDVTPIARLASYGVVGVEPRIMGIGPVDAIPKAAKMSGLQVNDIEQFELNEAFASQSLAVIRETGINPDIVNVNGGAIALGHPLGCTGAKLTVQIIEEMKLRQQKYGMVTMCVGTGQGAAGVIEML from the coding sequence ATGGACGCATATATAGTAGCAGCAAAAAGATCAGCAGTTGGAAAGTCCGGTAAAGGCATGTTTAGATTTACCCGTCCGGATGATCTTTCCGCTCAAGTGATAAAAGGACTTCTAAAAGAAGTGCCGAACCTCGATGTCAACCGTATTGATGATGTCATCGTAGGAAATGCCACTCCTGAGGCAGAACAAGGATTAAACATCGGTAGGATGATCTCATTATTGAGTTTAGACACCGAAAAAGTTCCGGGCATGACCGTAAATCGTTATTGTTCGTCAGGATTACAAACCATTGCTTTAGGTGCGCAACAAATCCACGCGGGTATGGCCGATTGTATCATTGCCGGTGGTGTGGAAACCATGTCCCCTATTCCATTTGGGGGCTGGAGATTGACTCCTAACGCCAAAATTTCTAAAGAGAATCCGACCTGGTATTGGGGAATGGGATTAACGGCTGAGGCAGTAGCGCAACAATTTAAAGTGACGCGTGAAGCACAGGATGAATTTGCCTACCATTCACAAATGAAAGCGGCTAAAGCCATCGAAACCGGTCGTTTTAAATCGGGCATTATTCCGATTGATGTGGAGCAGGTGTATTTGGACGAAGCGGGTAAAAGACAAGTTCGCAATTATGTCGCAGACACCGATGAAGGCGTTCGTGCCTCTACAACCATTGAGGGCTTATCCAAACTCCGTCCGGTATTTGACGCCAAAGGAACGGTAACTGCAGGTAATGCGAGTCAAACCTCAGATGGTGCTGCATTTGTGATCCTGATGTCTGAAAAAATGGTCAAAGAATTGGATGTGACTCCAATTGCGAGATTGGCTTCTTATGGTGTGGTAGGTGTCGAACCTAGAATCATGGGAATTGGTCCGGTAGATGCGATTCCAAAAGCTGCAAAAATGTCCGGACTTCAAGTCAATGATATAGAGCAATTTGAGCTCAACGAAGCATTTGCTTCACAATCTTTAGCTGTGATTCGTGAAACCGGAATCAACCCGGATATCGTAAATGTAAATGGAGGCGCCATTGCATTGGGTCACCCGCTGGGATGTACCGGTGCAAAATTGACGGTTCAAATCATTGAAGAAATGAAATTACGCCAGCAGAAATATGGTATGGTCACCATGTGCGTGGGAACTGGTCAAGGTGCGGCCGGAGTTATTGAAATGTTGTAA
- a CDS encoding 3-hydroxyacyl-CoA dehydrogenase/enoyl-CoA hydratase family protein, producing MKRAIRKVAVLGSGVMGSAIAAHFANIGCKVLLLDIVPDEAKDSKNKSERNAIVDAHLKASIKSKPAPLYSKKFASRIETGNFDDDMPKIKDYDWVIEVVIERLDIKKIIFEQVEKYRTPGTLITSNTSGIPIHLMLDGRSDDFKAHFCGTHFFNPPRYLKLLEIIPTPHTQPEVVDFLMGYGKKILGKTTVLCKDTPAFIANRIGVFAIMALFHSVKDLDLSVDEVDKLTGPVLGRPKSATFRTADVVGLDTLVLVANGLKENTPNDEANALFTLPDYVGKMIDNKWLGSKTKQGFYKKVKDENGKSQILSLNLKTLEYEPKQRVKFPTLEMTKTITDLAERMPVLFNGKDKAGEFYRSIFTSLFAYVTHRIPEISDEVFRMDDALRAGFGWQQGPFEAWDAIGFEAGLRALEKADKKPADWIYEMKEAGFTAFYKVENGKRFYYDIPSKSYVLVPGQEDTLSLALLREENTLWKNREASIIDLGDGVINLEFHSKMNTIGGEVIAGINKAIDMAEADYDALVISNEGENFSAGANVGMIFMMAVEQEYDELDFAIRSFQNTVMRIRYSSIPVVVAPHGMALGGGCEISMHADKVIAHAETYIGLVEFGVGLIPGGGGSKEFVLRMSDELKEGDIRTNQFRNRFLTIGQAKVATSAYEGFELGYLREGIDEVIVSRDYHLAYAKQAAKLMAEKGYTQPTQRTDIKVYGQEALGLVYSGANSMLSGNYMSEHDELISIKLGTVLAGGDLSETTEVSEQYLLDLERRAFLELCTERKTLERIQSIVTKGKILRN from the coding sequence ATGAAAAGAGCCATTAGAAAAGTTGCGGTCCTGGGATCCGGAGTGATGGGTTCTGCCATTGCGGCCCATTTTGCCAACATTGGTTGCAAAGTCTTACTATTAGACATTGTACCCGATGAAGCCAAAGACTCAAAAAACAAATCGGAAAGAAACGCGATTGTTGATGCCCATTTAAAAGCTTCGATCAAATCAAAGCCTGCTCCTTTGTACAGCAAAAAATTTGCAAGTAGAATTGAGACCGGGAATTTTGATGATGATATGCCTAAAATCAAAGATTATGATTGGGTTATTGAGGTGGTCATCGAAAGACTAGACATCAAGAAAATCATTTTTGAACAAGTTGAGAAATATCGTACTCCGGGAACATTGATCACTTCAAATACTTCTGGTATTCCAATTCATTTAATGTTAGATGGACGCAGTGATGACTTTAAAGCACATTTCTGTGGCACACACTTTTTCAATCCTCCTAGATATCTAAAACTACTGGAAATTATCCCGACACCACATACCCAACCAGAGGTAGTAGACTTCTTAATGGGATATGGTAAAAAAATATTAGGTAAAACCACCGTACTTTGTAAGGATACCCCTGCATTTATTGCCAATAGAATTGGAGTATTTGCTATCATGGCACTGTTCCACTCGGTTAAAGATTTAGACTTATCTGTGGATGAAGTAGATAAATTGACCGGTCCGGTATTGGGTCGTCCAAAATCTGCAACATTTAGAACTGCGGATGTTGTGGGTCTGGATACTCTGGTACTAGTGGCCAATGGCCTGAAAGAGAATACTCCTAATGATGAAGCCAACGCATTGTTCACTTTACCGGATTATGTAGGTAAAATGATCGATAACAAATGGCTGGGAAGTAAAACCAAACAAGGTTTCTATAAAAAAGTAAAAGATGAAAATGGCAAAAGTCAGATCTTGTCATTGAATCTGAAAACATTAGAATATGAACCCAAACAACGTGTGAAATTTCCGACATTGGAAATGACCAAAACCATCACCGATTTAGCAGAAAGAATGCCGGTGTTGTTTAATGGGAAAGACAAGGCCGGAGAATTTTATAGAAGCATTTTCACAAGTTTGTTTGCATACGTAACGCATAGAATTCCTGAAATCAGTGATGAAGTATTCCGAATGGATGATGCATTACGTGCAGGATTCGGATGGCAACAAGGTCCATTTGAAGCATGGGACGCCATTGGGTTTGAAGCCGGGTTACGTGCTTTGGAAAAAGCCGATAAAAAACCAGCCGATTGGATTTACGAAATGAAAGAAGCCGGATTCACTGCTTTTTATAAAGTGGAAAACGGTAAACGATTCTATTATGATATTCCAAGCAAATCTTACGTACTCGTTCCGGGTCAGGAAGACACTTTAAGTCTGGCATTGCTCCGAGAAGAAAATACACTTTGGAAAAACAGAGAAGCTTCCATTATTGATTTGGGAGATGGTGTGATCAATTTAGAGTTCCATTCTAAAATGAATACCATTGGTGGCGAAGTTATTGCCGGGATCAATAAAGCCATTGATATGGCCGAAGCAGATTATGATGCATTGGTGATCTCTAACGAAGGAGAAAACTTCTCAGCCGGAGCCAATGTAGGAATGATCTTTATGATGGCGGTAGAGCAAGAATATGATGAATTGGATTTTGCCATCAGAAGTTTCCAAAATACGGTGATGCGAATTCGCTACTCCTCTATTCCTGTCGTGGTTGCTCCGCATGGAATGGCGCTGGGTGGTGGTTGCGAAATCAGCATGCATGCCGATAAAGTCATTGCACATGCCGAAACCTATATTGGGTTGGTAGAATTTGGAGTAGGTCTCATCCCTGGAGGTGGCGGTTCTAAGGAATTCGTACTTCGTATGAGCGATGAACTTAAAGAAGGTGACATCCGTACCAACCAATTCAGAAATCGTTTCTTAACCATTGGCCAGGCCAAAGTGGCGACTTCAGCATACGAAGGTTTTGAATTGGGTTACCTCAGAGAAGGTATTGACGAAGTAATTGTGAGTCGCGATTACCATTTAGCTTACGCGAAACAAGCGGCTAAGTTAATGGCTGAAAAAGGATACACACAACCTACCCAAAGAACCGATATCAAAGTCTACGGGCAAGAAGCTTTGGGACTGGTATACTCCGGAGCCAACTCTATGCTCAGCGGAAATTACATGTCAGAACATGACGAACTAATTTCCATCAAACTGGGAACCGTACTCGCTGGTGGTGATTTATCTGAAACCACAGAAGTTTCCGAACAATATTTACTCGACTTAGAAAGAAGAGCCTTTTTAGAGCTTTGTACCGAACGCAAGACGTTAGAGCGAATTCAAAGCATTGTGACAAAAGGAAAAATTCTAAGAAACTAA
- a CDS encoding MarR family transcriptional regulator, with protein MKSSETFDFHIRWAWYKISRLYNSIAQEHGVNMSVGYALIKIDPEHGTPSTKLGPLMGMESRSLTRTLKAMEEDNLIKRVPDQKDKRVIRIVLTDYGITQRDIAKKVVIDFNTIIYNKLTEDEKENFFSSIGKINEVLESELFKKRKKN; from the coding sequence ATGAAATCAAGCGAAACTTTTGACTTTCACATCCGATGGGCATGGTACAAAATATCCAGACTTTACAATTCAATTGCCCAGGAACATGGAGTGAATATGTCTGTAGGGTATGCACTAATCAAAATTGATCCGGAACATGGAACTCCCTCCACGAAATTGGGACCGCTTATGGGCATGGAATCACGTAGTTTAACACGTACGCTTAAAGCTATGGAAGAGGACAATTTAATTAAGCGTGTACCGGACCAAAAAGACAAACGTGTGATTCGTATTGTTTTGACAGATTACGGAATTACACAAAGAGATATTGCAAAGAAAGTGGTGATTGATTTCAATACCATTATCTACAATAAACTGACGGAAGATGAAAAGGAAAACTTCTTCTCATCTATCGGTAAGATCAATGAAGTTCTCGAAAGCGAACTTTTTAAGAAAAGAAAGAAAAACTAA